A stretch of the Chlamydiales bacterium genome encodes the following:
- a CDS encoding YkgJ family cysteine cluster protein, with product MLDENRDPWYKEGLNFKCTECGKCCTGAPGYVWVLEEELAEMADYLKISLQEFSQKFVRKVNGKLALIEKKRGESYDCVFLKEKKCTIYPVRPKQCRTFPWWQQNLTSREEWNALAKECEGIRADAPLIPISKIRESLA from the coding sequence ATGTTAGATGAAAACAGAGATCCTTGGTATAAAGAGGGTCTTAACTTTAAATGCACGGAATGTGGCAAATGCTGTACAGGGGCGCCTGGTTATGTATGGGTTTTGGAAGAGGAACTTGCTGAAATGGCCGATTATTTAAAGATTTCTTTACAAGAATTTTCTCAAAAATTTGTAAGAAAAGTGAATGGTAAACTTGCACTCATAGAAAAAAAGAGGGGAGAATCTTATGATTGCGTCTTCTTAAAAGAGAAAAAATGTACTATTTACCCGGTAAGACCTAAGCAATGCAGGACATTTCCTTGGTGGCAACAAAATTTAACCTCTAGAGAAGAATGGAATGCTCTTGCAAAGGAATGTGAAGGTATTCGAGCAGATGCACCCCTTATTCCTATTTCAAAAATTAGAGAGTCTTTGGCTTAA